Proteins encoded in a region of the Ptychodera flava strain L36383 chromosome 4, AS_Pfla_20210202, whole genome shotgun sequence genome:
- the LOC139131598 gene encoding uncharacterized protein isoform X2 gives MGNRFARRNPTRVPETSAATQTVWPALGANIRIWSLLSHENDGFWQVQRQSSDDIFSVDGAGTYNTNSVFRFYAVNDPEIIGGEPGFADLPDDSTLAWIGIPGRRIGKDADSSKIYMLQWKPADGGVHTKAYKAPKKPWELPDIPDKDDRKFATFLISFNSSTKYFNILCAGSREARDGWKNIIRTDGSGNISIEESMNQDKIIILWSTDPGIQYYLSFVDKVE, from the exons ACTGTGTGGCCTGCGCTAGGAGCAAATATTCGAATTTGGTCGTTGTTAAGCCATGAGAATGACGGATTCTGGCAAGTCCAGAGACAAAGTTCAGACGACATATTCTCAGTTGATGGGGCCGGAACTTACAATACAAATA GTGTCTTCAGATTTTACGCTGTAAACGATCCGGAGATCATCGGTGGTGAGCCAGGTTTCGCTGACCTACCCGACGATAGCACTTTAGCCTGGATTGGTATCCCTGGCAGACGAATTGGCAAGGACGCTGATAGcagtaaaatttatatgttgCAGTGGAAGCCAGCCGATGGTGGTGTTCACACAAAG GCTTATAAAGCCCCGAAGAAACCATGGGAACTACCCGACATTCCCGACAAAGATGACAGGAAATTTGCTACGTTCCTGATTTCTTTCAATTCATCCAcaaagtatttcaacattctctgtgcCGGTTCCCGGGAAGCCCGAGACGGATGGAAGAATATAATCAGAACCGACGGTAGTGGTAATATCTCGATTGAAGAGAGCATGAATCAAGACAAAATAATAATACTGTGGTCTACTGATCCGGGCATTCAGTATTATCTCTCATTTGTAGATAAAGTTGAGTGA